A stretch of Rhodobacter sp. 24-YEA-8 DNA encodes these proteins:
- a CDS encoding alpha-ketoacid dehydrogenase subunit beta, whose product MTATLSPPPAAKTTTMTMIEAIRDALDVALTDDPAVTVFGEDVGYFGGVFRCTAGLQARHGTDRCFDTPISELGIVGAAIGMASYGRKPVVEIQFADYMYPAYDQIVSEAARLRYRTAGEFTCPMVVRMPTGGGIFGAQTHSQSPEALFTHVTGLKTVMPSNPFDAKGLLLSAIDDPDPVIFLEPKRLYNGPFDGYHDRPVTPWRRHPLGEVPQGRYHVPLGQAAIRREGRALSVLTYGTMVHVALAAVAEAGIDAEVIDLRSLLPLDLETITASVRKTRRCLVLHEATLTSGFGAELAALIQAECFWHLEAPVERVAGWDTPYPHTNEWDYFPGPARVAAACRRVMEQG is encoded by the coding sequence CTGGATGTGGCTTTGACCGATGATCCCGCTGTCACCGTCTTTGGCGAGGATGTCGGCTATTTCGGTGGCGTGTTCCGCTGCACTGCCGGGCTTCAGGCGCGCCATGGCACCGACCGCTGTTTCGACACTCCGATTTCCGAGCTGGGCATTGTCGGGGCCGCCATCGGCATGGCCAGCTATGGCCGCAAACCGGTGGTCGAGATCCAGTTCGCCGATTACATGTACCCCGCCTATGATCAGATCGTATCCGAGGCGGCGCGGCTGCGCTATCGCACGGCGGGGGAATTCACCTGCCCGATGGTGGTGCGGATGCCGACCGGTGGCGGCATTTTCGGGGCTCAGACCCATAGCCAAAGCCCCGAGGCACTGTTCACCCATGTCACCGGGCTGAAAACCGTGATGCCCTCGAACCCCTTTGACGCAAAGGGGCTTTTGCTCAGCGCGATCGACGATCCCGATCCGGTGATCTTTCTGGAGCCGAAACGGCTCTATAATGGCCCGTTTGACGGGTATCACGACCGCCCCGTCACGCCCTGGCGCAGGCATCCGCTGGGCGAGGTGCCGCAGGGGCGCTACCACGTGCCGCTTGGTCAGGCCGCTATCCGCCGCGAAGGCCGGGCGCTCAGTGTCCTGACCTATGGGACCATGGTCCATGTCGCACTTGCTGCGGTGGCTGAGGCCGGGATCGATGCCGAGGTGATCGACCTGCGCAGCCTGCTGCCGCTGGATCTGGAAACCATCACGGCATCGGTGCGCAAGACCCGGCGCTGCCTTGTCCTGCACGAGGCCACCCTGACCTCGGGTTTCGGGGCCGAGCTGGCGGCGCTGATCCAGGCGGAATGTTTCTGGCATCTCGAAGCCCCGGTCGAACGGGTGGCGGGCTGGGATACGCCTTATCCCCATACCAATGAATGGGATTACTTTCCCGGACCGGCGCGGGTGGCCGCGGCCTGTCGCCGCGTGATGGAGCAAGGCTGA